A region of the Roseobacter denitrificans OCh 114 genome:
GTGCCACATCGCGCACCGCTTGAAGGAATTCAGTCTGTCCTGCGTTGCGCGCTTCGACCCTCTCCATCAGATTATCGGTCAGCTGCTCTTGCCCTGTCATTTTTGTCCACCTTACTCTTGATTGCCCGGTCAAACGCGGGTGGTCCGTGAAAAGTTCCGCATCGTTCTTCTCACAAATGCAAAACGGCTTTTTGGGAACAAACGCCCCGAATTGGCGTTGAGACCTCACAGGAAGTGGAGGAACACCCTATGGTTACGGACTGCAAGAACTGTCCGTTACGACAGCATGACCTTTTTCAGCCAATGTCAAAGGAAGAGGTTGAAAGAACGCAGAAATTCAAGTCCGGCGAACTGTCTGTCGATGCCGGCACACCCATTTTGATGGAAGGCTCGAATGCGCCGCAGATATACACGGCACTGCGTGGCATGGGGCTGCGGTACAAGATCATGCCGGATGGGCGGCGGCAGGTGGTGAACTTTATTTTTCCCGGCGACTTTATTGGTCTGCAGGCGGGTCTGATCGGGGAAATGGGGCATTCCGTTGAAGCGTCGACGCATATGAAACTATGTGTTTTTGACCGCAAAGACTTCTTTGACTTTTTTCGAAACTCCACGTCGCGTGCCTTCGATGTGACGTGGCTGGCCGCATCAGAAGAGCACTTTCTGGGCGAAGCCCTTGCAACCGTGGGACAAAGGACGGCACTGGCGGGGGTGGCCTGGGCCTTGACGCAGCTTTTCATGCGCGCCGATGCGCGAAACATGGTGCAGAATGACACGATGCCTTTGCCGTTTCGCCAACAGGATCTGGCGGACGCGCTGGGGCTTTCATTGGTACATACGAACAAGACGCTCGCCCGCCTGCGCGAGCGCCAGCTTGCCAATTGGTCCGACCGCAGGCTTGTGATCCACGATCTCGAAGAACTTGCGAAAGTCGCCGAGATGGAACTGAACGATCTCAGGCCGAGGCCGCTGATCTGATGCGTTGCATTTGCGAGTCGCGCACCAAAAGGAAGCGCGATGTTTGAGGTCAGCCAATCCGAATTCATGGTGCGCCTTGTGGTTGCAGCACTGTGCGGTCTGCTTGTCGGGATCGACCGCGAGATCAGGCAAAAGCCACTGGGCGCCCGCACCTACGTTCTGGTCACAGCCGCCTCATCGGCATGGGTCATGGTGACGATCAATTTCTCCATCGACGCAGCAGAGGCGTTCCCTGACCTCAACAGTGATCCGACCCGGGTAATTCAAGGCTTGATCGGTGCGATCGGGTTTCTGGGGGCAGGGGCCATCATCACACAAAACAATTCGGGCCGATTGCGCGGCGTTGCCAGTTGGGCTGCGATCTGGGGCACCGGCGTGATCGGAATCGCCTGTGGGCTTGGGTATTTTGCGCAGGCGTTCGCCGTGTCGTTCCTCTTTTTCGCCGTGCTGAACATATATGATGCAGTTGAACGCGTGTCGGATAAAACCGCCCAAGGGTCTGAACGCAACCGGTGAAGGCGCTTGTGCAGCGGGAACAAAGCACCGATCACCGCGTTCCCCCTCAAACAAGAGGAAGTTTCATATGTCTTGGGAAGAAATGCTGCGCACTGTCGAGCAACGCGTATTGGCCTATTGGGATGGGTTGATCGCGGCTGTGCCGAAACTTGGGGCTGCGATCATAGTGCTGCTCGTCACATGGGTGGTTGTTGCCCTTGTCCGCGCCTTCATTGCGAAGGTTGGAAGCAAGACGCGGATGCGGCAGAACCTGATTGACGTGTTGTCCATGCTGGCAAGCACGGGTCTTTGGCTGATGGGCATGCTGGTGGCGCTTGCCATCGTTTTTCCAACCATCACCCCGGGCAAAGCCCTGACCACCTTAGGTCTCGGCTCGGTGGCGATCGGTTTTGCATTCAAGGACACATTCGAGAACTTTCTGGCCGGAATCCTGATCCTGCTGCGCGAACCCTTTGCGATCAACGATTATGTTGAATGCGGGGACATCGAAGGCCAGATTGAGGAAATTACAATCCGCGACACGCATGTCCGCCAGACGGATGGTCAACTGGTCGTGGTGCCCAACCACATGCTTTTTCAAAACCCTGTCACTGTTCTGACGAACCGGGATTTCCGCCGCACCACCATCATCTGTGGCGTTGCCTATGGTGAGAACGTCGATGATGCGCGCAAGGTGATCGAAACCGCGGTGCGACGCGTTGATACGGTTCGCGATGACGTCCGCGACGTGCAGGTTTTTGCGCAGGAATTCGGGGCGTCCTCGATCAACTTTGAGGTGACATGGTGGACGGGGTCCAAACCCCTCGACATCCGCACCTCGCGGGACCAGGTCGTCGCAGGTGTGAAAGCGGCGCTCGACGAAGCTGGCATCGAAATTCCCTTTCCCTATCGCACGCTCACTTTCAATGAGCCGTTGCCCGTGCGCGAACAAGGCAGCAAACTGGAGGAGGCCGCGTAACGGCGGCTCTCACACAGGAGGTTTCTCGCGGCACGTGGACGCAAAACGGAGGATCCGACGGGTACTTCGTGGAACGCCGTCCTTGCGCATCAATGGCGCAACGCCAAGGTGCAGCGGCATTGCGAAAACAAATATCAAACTGGCGCTGGTGATGACCCTTGGCACCTGTCCGGCCTTGTAGGTCACAGGTGCAGTGCCTGTTGCAATGACATTCTAAATGCAGGCCCGGCGATCACAACGCATGGCGCGTGAACGGTGTTTGCATCGCTCTTTGGGTTGGCCGTTGTGCGGTAATTCTCCAAACGTGCTTGGGTGTCATGGGCGCTGATTAGCCAATCGTGCCTGTTTTCTGGAACCTTTCGCAGATTTGAAGGTTTGGGAAGTGAACAGTTTGAAAGGGAAAGAAATGTTTAGAATTATCGCTCTTGTCTTCGCTCTGACCGCACTGGCAGCCTGTGAAACAACAAAAGGTGTTGGCCAGGACATCCAAAACGCAGGTGAGGAACTTGATCAAGCAATCTAGCGTTTGCTGGCAGAACTTAATCGAAAACGGCTCCTGTTTTGGGGCCGTTTTTTTATGTGCAAGGCTGGGCAAGCGTGGTCATGCACGTACCCATCGCGCAGGATCGAAGTCGCGGCAAAGGCGCGGCCAGCCGGACTGTTGGTTGCTGACCCGACCCCGGCGCGCCAATCAACTGCATAATTCGGCAACACGAGGCGCCCCGCGGAATTTGGTTGTCAAGGAAAACACATCGGCAAGCAGCATTGTCCAACTGACACGCAGCCCTACACCAGCCAGACCAGCATGGTGGCGCATGTG
Encoded here:
- a CDS encoding mechanosensitive ion channel family protein produces the protein MSWEEMLRTVEQRVLAYWDGLIAAVPKLGAAIIVLLVTWVVVALVRAFIAKVGSKTRMRQNLIDVLSMLASTGLWLMGMLVALAIVFPTITPGKALTTLGLGSVAIGFAFKDTFENFLAGILILLREPFAINDYVECGDIEGQIEEITIRDTHVRQTDGQLVVVPNHMLFQNPVTVLTNRDFRRTTIICGVAYGENVDDARKVIETAVRRVDTVRDDVRDVQVFAQEFGASSINFEVTWWTGSKPLDIRTSRDQVVAGVKAALDEAGIEIPFPYRTLTFNEPLPVREQGSKLEEAA
- a CDS encoding Crp/Fnr family transcriptional regulator, whose amino-acid sequence is MVTDCKNCPLRQHDLFQPMSKEEVERTQKFKSGELSVDAGTPILMEGSNAPQIYTALRGMGLRYKIMPDGRRQVVNFIFPGDFIGLQAGLIGEMGHSVEASTHMKLCVFDRKDFFDFFRNSTSRAFDVTWLAASEEHFLGEALATVGQRTALAGVAWALTQLFMRADARNMVQNDTMPLPFRQQDLADALGLSLVHTNKTLARLRERQLANWSDRRLVIHDLEELAKVAEMELNDLRPRPLI
- a CDS encoding MgtC/SapB family protein encodes the protein MFEVSQSEFMVRLVVAALCGLLVGIDREIRQKPLGARTYVLVTAASSAWVMVTINFSIDAAEAFPDLNSDPTRVIQGLIGAIGFLGAGAIITQNNSGRLRGVASWAAIWGTGVIGIACGLGYFAQAFAVSFLFFAVLNIYDAVERVSDKTAQGSERNR
- a CDS encoding entericidin A/B family lipoprotein; translated protein: MNSLKGKEMFRIIALVFALTALAACETTKGVGQDIQNAGEELDQAI